GGCATTAGTGTGCTTCAAAATTGCAAAGGTAGGCTCTGTAAACTCTTTAATCAACGCTATACCGCCATCTAAATCGATAATGTTATTATACGATATTGCTTTACCATGTAATTGTTCAAAAACCTTGTTTATATCGCCATAAAAAACACCTTTTTGATGAGGATTTTCTCCATAACGTAAAACGGTGGATTCTTGAATGCTCGATTTAAACACATCTTCTTTAAAATCGGTGTTGAAGTAAGAGAAAATGGCAGAATCATAATGAGACGATACATTAAAAGCTTGCATTGCAAAACGCTTTCTGTCTTCTAACGAAGTGTTGGCCTTATTTTTTTCTAAAATATCGACTAATTCCGGATAATAATCTGCTGAAGGAACAACCAATACATCTTTAAAGTTTTTAGCAGCTGCACGGATTAATGAGATTCCTCCAATATCAATTTTCTCAATGATATCAGCTTCAATATCGGTTTGCTCAAGAGTTTTCTCAAAAGGATATAAATCAACAATAACCAAATCTATAGGAGGAATATTAAAATCTACAGCTTGTTTCTGGTCGCTATCCAAATCTCGACGATACAGTATGCCACCAAAAATTATTGGATGAAGTGTTTTTACCCTCCCACCAAAAATGGAAGGGTAATCGGTTAAAGATTCAACAGTTTGCGCATCATATCCAGCTTCTTTAATAAATTTATAGGTGCCGCCAGTAGTGATGATATTAATGTTGAATTTTTTGAGAGTGCTTAAAATAGCAGTCAGTCCATCTTTATGAAAGACAGAGATTAAGGCATTTTTAATTGGTTTCAAGGCAGAAGGGTTTAAAAGATTGAACGCTTATGCAAAGGTCAGAAAAATTAAGCTAGCATTTAGAAAAACATGGAACTTTTTTTGTGGAAAATTCTTGTTAAAAAGCGATTAGATATTTGAGCGTGAAGCTTAAAAAAGGATATAGATTTAAGAGCTGATAGGCTAAAGAGTATTTCGACTTTTCACATTTCGACATTGAGACTTTTAGCTATGGTCTCGCATACTTTCAAGGCGTTTCCGATCAAGAATAGCTAGGTTTTTCCCATAAACCTGGATAATCTTATCTTTTCTGAAAGCAGAAATTGCTCGGATCACATTTTCGATACTCATTCCAATGTATTGCGCCATTTCTTTCCTGGAAATAGGAAATTCAAATTCATCGCTTTTATAAATCTCATTAGCAAAGTATAATATGATTGTAGCCACTCTACCGTACAGCCGTTTTTGAAGTAAATCGAGTGAATTTATGATTATTCTGTCGCTAGATCGGTTTTGGATTTGAATAAGGTGCAAAGCAAAAGCACCATTTGTCTGAATCAAATGTTTTATTTCGTTTAAATCAAATAAGCAGGCAACACTATCTTCAATGGCGGTTACGGAATAATTATAATGATCATCGGAAAAAACAGAAAGCAGGCTTACAAAATCGTAGGGTCTTCCAAAGCTTATAATTTGTGTCTGGCCATGGTCAATGTCTCTGTAAAGTTTTACCAATCCTTCTTTCAGGTAAATAAAATCTTTTATTACATCGCCCTGCTTTATTAAATCTTCTCCAGCACTTAGGTTTACTTCTCGCCTCGATGCGCAGTATTTATCTACATCTTCTATCCCAATAGAAGAGTAGAAGAGGGTTCTTAAATCACAGGATTCACATTGACAAATCATAAGTACAAATATAAGTATATAATTTAATTTGTATGATAAATATCATACTTTGATATTTATCATATTCGATTATTAAAATGCAATTCTTCAAGCGTTTACTTTTGTTATCAAAATAACAGTAAAGGCAAATTTAATATAAAAACATCAAAAAATAAACCTTAAAGATGAAGAAATTACTCATACTCGGAGCCGGAACTGCCGGAACTATGATGGCCAACAAATTACACAAAGCTCTTGATTCTGAAGAGTGGGAAATCACTATTGTTGATCAGTACAGAACCCATTATTATCAACCGGGCTTCTTGTTTATTCCGTTTAACATTTATAGCAAGCAAGATGTAATAAAGCCAAAAAGCAACTTTTTCCCTCCGGGGATAAAAGTGATTTATAATACTATTGATAAAATAGTTGGTGAAGAAAATAAAGTTTTGCTCGACGGCGGACAGGTTTTACAATACGATTATATGATATTGGCTACGGGAACAGAAACCCGTCCGGACGAAACTCCTGGACTTAAGGATAAATTATGGTATAAAAGCATTTTCGATTTTTATACTATCGAAGGAGCCGTTGCACTTCAAAAATACTTTAAGAATTTTGAAGGTGGGAAATTAGTGATGTGTATTTCCGAAATTCCCTACAAATGCCCGGTTGCACCCATTGAATTTGTGTGTTTGGCCGAAGCCTATTTTACGAAGAAAGGCATTCGCGACAAGGTTGACATTACTTATGTAACCCCAATGTCGGGTGCTTTTACAAAGCCTGTTGCCTCAAAAATGTTAGGCGATTTATTGGAAGAGAAAAATATTAAAGTTATTCCTGATTTTTATTTGGAGCGTGTAGATAACGAAAACAAAAAACTTATTGCCTACGATGAAAGAGAGATAGATTTTGATGTGTTAACCATAGTTCCCGTAAATATGGGCTCCGAAATGATTGAGCGTAGTGGAATGGGCGATGATTTGAATTTTGTCCCTACGGATAAACAAACGCTTCAGTCTAGCCAGTTTGAAAACATATTTGTTCTCGGCGATGCCAGTAATATTCCAACTTCAAAAGCGGGATCAGTCGCACACTTTGCTTCCGAAATATTAATGGATAACTTGATGAGTGCCATTGAAAATCGCCCATTATTGGC
This Bacteroidales bacterium DNA region includes the following protein-coding sequences:
- the purH gene encoding bifunctional phosphoribosylaminoimidazolecarboxamide formyltransferase/IMP cyclohydrolase, encoding MKPIKNALISVFHKDGLTAILSTLKKFNINIITTGGTYKFIKEAGYDAQTVESLTDYPSIFGGRVKTLHPIIFGGILYRRDLDSDQKQAVDFNIPPIDLVIVDLYPFEKTLEQTDIEADIIEKIDIGGISLIRAAAKNFKDVLVVPSADYYPELVDILEKNKANTSLEDRKRFAMQAFNVSSHYDSAIFSYFNTDFKEDVFKSSIQESTVLRYGENPHQKGVFYGDINKVFEQLHGKAISYNNIIDLDGGIALIKEFTEPTFAILKHTNACGLASDSKLLNAWKKALAGDPISAFGGVLISNTAIDLETAQEINKLFFEIILAPDFEKSALEILKTKKNRIILQAKSFDFQTLQFKTSLNGVITQDKDLKTEDIDDWEVVTEKSPSEKEARDLVFANKLVKHTKSNAIVLAKDGQLIGSGTGQTSRIDALKHAIQKAKDFGLDLNGAVMASDAFFPFADSVESAEKEGIKAVIQPGGSIRDKDSVDFCNKTNMVMVFTGIRHFKH
- a CDS encoding Crp/Fnr family transcriptional regulator, whose protein sequence is MICQCESCDLRTLFYSSIGIEDVDKYCASRREVNLSAGEDLIKQGDVIKDFIYLKEGLVKLYRDIDHGQTQIISFGRPYDFVSLLSVFSDDHYNYSVTAIEDSVACLFDLNEIKHLIQTNGAFALHLIQIQNRSSDRIIINSLDLLQKRLYGRVATIILYFANEIYKSDEFEFPISRKEMAQYIGMSIENVIRAISAFRKDKIIQVYGKNLAILDRKRLESMRDHS
- a CDS encoding NAD(P)/FAD-dependent oxidoreductase yields the protein MKKLLILGAGTAGTMMANKLHKALDSEEWEITIVDQYRTHYYQPGFLFIPFNIYSKQDVIKPKSNFFPPGIKVIYNTIDKIVGEENKVLLDGGQVLQYDYMILATGTETRPDETPGLKDKLWYKSIFDFYTIEGAVALQKYFKNFEGGKLVMCISEIPYKCPVAPIEFVCLAEAYFTKKGIRDKVDITYVTPMSGAFTKPVASKMLGDLLEEKNIKVIPDFYLERVDNENKKLIAYDEREIDFDVLTIVPVNMGSEMIERSGMGDDLNFVPTDKQTLQSSQFENIFVLGDASNIPTSKAGSVAHFASEILMDNLMSAIENRPLLAKFDGHANCYIETGYGKGALIDFNYDTEPLPGTFPLPGIGPFGLLKNTKINHYGKIMFRWMYWHILLKGKEMPIEADMTMAGKKRV